Within Streptomyces roseirectus, the genomic segment CCACGCGAAGTCGACGGCCGTCAGCACGTCCGGCGCCCCGAACAGCGCGGGCAGCAGCGCGGGACCCAGCGCGGTCGCCCCGATACCGCCCGCGACGCCGAGGCCGCCGGTGATCGTCGCGGCCCGCAGCAGCAGCCGCCGGTACCCCGCCCGGTCGCCCTCGGCGGCGGCCGAGGAGAGCCCGGCCAGCAGGGACACCTGGAACGCCCCGAACACGAACAGCGGGACGCGGGCCAGGACCAGGGCCGACAGCAGCGCCGCGACCAGCGCGTCGTCGTTCGTGGAGATCAGCTTGGTGCTGATCACCGCGATGTTCACCAGCACCTGCGCGAGCAGCGTCGAGCCGACCAGCAGCCCCAGGTGCTCGATCAGGTCCCGCCAGTGCGCCGGGGAGCCGTGATGGCTGCCGCTCAGCACCGGCCGGATCGTCAGCAGGACGGCGATCAGCGGGGCGACCGTCAGGACGGCGGCGAACGCGAACACCGACTTCACGCCGGCGACCGCGAGGATCCCCGGCAGGACGATCCGCAGGGCCCCGTCGAGGCCGAGCTGGGTGCCGTACGCCTGGAAGCGGCCGAGGCCCGCGAGGACGCCGCGCGTCACATAGGCGACCGCCAGCGCCGCGAACGCGCCCCCGAGGGCGAGGACCAGGGACTCGTCGCCGTGGAAGAAGACGTCCGCGATCTTGCCCGAGAACACCGCGAGCGGCACCAGCACCGCCGCGAGCAGGCCCAGCGACAGGGCCGCGCCCCGGCGCAGCACCGGCGCGACCCCGTCGCCGTGCACGGTCCGGGACGCCACGAGCCGGGTGATCTCCTGCTCGACCGGGAAGAACAGGCCGAGCCCGATGGACGACACGACCGTCCACAGCACGGAGAAGCTGGCCATGTCGTCGACGTCGAGGGTGTGCCCGGCCGCCGCGAGGTGCACGTAGCTGGCGATGCCGAGCAGCGCCGTACCCGCCCCGACGAACGCCGTTCCGGTCGGCAGGGCGGTCGTGATCCGGTCGAGGAGGCTCACGCGAGGTACTCCGCGAGCTGCTTCTCCCAGTCGGGCTGCACGGCGATCCCGGCCGCTGCCCAGCGGTCGTGCGCGAGGACGCTGTACGCGGGGCGCGGGGCCGGGCGCACGAACTTCTCGGACGTCGTCGGACGCACCCGCTCGGGGTCCAGGCCGGACAGCGCGTAGGCGGCGCGCGCCAGGTCGAACCAGGTCGCCGTGCCCGACGCGGTGCCGTGGTAGACGCCGGCCGGGGCCGTGCCCGCCACGGCGGCCTCGCCGAGCGCCGCGATCTGCCGGGCCAGCGCCACCGTCCACGTCGGCTGGCCGCGCTGGTCGTTCACGACCTCGACGGTCTCCCGGGACTCGGCGAGCTTCAGCATCGTCGCCACGAAGTTGCGGCCGTGCGCCCCGTACAGCCACGCCGTGCGCACGACATAGCCCGTGTCCGGCAGCAGAAGTTTCACCGCATCCTCACCGACCAGCTTGCCGCGCCCGTAGGCGTTCAGCGGGGCGGTGGGGGAGTCGTGGCGGTAGGGCTCGGTCGCGTCGCCCGGGAAGACGTAGTCGGTGGAGACCTGGATCAGCCGGGCCCCGGACGCCGCGCACGCCTCGGCCAGGACGCGGACGCCCTCGCCGTTCACGCGGGTCGCGGCGGCCTCGTCCGCCTCGGCGCCGTCCACGTCGGTCCACGCGGCGGCGTTGACGACGACGTCGTGGCCCGTGACGGCCTCCCGGACGGCAGCCGGGTCGGTGATGTCCAGGTCGGCCCTGGTCAGCGCGGTGACGTCACCGCGTATCGTCTCGACGAGGTCCCGGCCGAGCATCCCGCCCGCGCCGGTGATCAGCCAGCGCGTCATGCCGGAAGCGCCGCCTTCGCCTTCAGCGGCTCCCACCAGGCGCGGTTGTCGCGGTACCACTGGACGGTGTCGGCGAGGCCCTGCTCGAACGTCACCTGCGGCTCGTAGCCCAGCTCGGCGCGGATCTTCTCGATCGACAGGGAGTAGCGCAGGTCGTGGCCCTTGCGGTCGGTGACGTGCTCGACCATGTCCCAGCCGGCGCCGCAGGCGTCCAGCAGGAGGCCGGTCAGCTCCTTGTTGGTCACCTCGGTGCCGCCGCCGATGTGATAGACCTCACCGGCCCGCCCGCCGCGCAGCACCAGCTCGATGCCCCGGCAGTGGTCGGAGACGTGCAGCCAGTCCCGGATGTTCAGGCCCTCGCCGTACAGCGGGACCTTCTTGCCGTCCAGCAGGTTCGTCGTGAACAGCGGGATCATCTTCTCCGGGAAGTGGTACTGCCCGTAGTTGTTCGAGCACCGGGTGACGACGACGTCCATGCCGTGCGTGCGGTGGTAGGACAGCGCCAGCAGGTCGGAGCCCGCCTTCGACGCCGAGTACGGGGAGTTCGGGGCCAGCGGCCAGTCCTCGGTCCAGGAGCCCTCGCTGATCGAGCCGTACACCTCGTCCGTGGAGACGTGCACGAAGCGGCCCACGCCGTGCCGCTTGGCGGCGTCCAGCAGGACCTGGGTGCCCAGCACGTTCGTCGTGACGAACGGCGAGGAGTCCGCGATCGAGCGGTCCACGTGGGACTCGGCCGCGAAGTGCACGACCGCGTCCTGGCCGCGCATCACGTCGTCCACCACGGCGTAGTCCCGGATGTCGCCGTGGACGAACGTGTAGCCCGCCTTGTCCGCGACCGGGGCCAGGTTCTCCTGGTTGCCGGAGTAGGTCAGGTTGTCCAGGACCGTGACCTGCGCGCCCTCCCCCGAGGGGAGCTCGTTCAGAAGCAGGGCCCGTACGAACTGTGACCCGATGAATCCGGCGCCGCCGGTGACAAGAATCCTCATAAGAACCCGCATTCTAGGGCGTCGGGAACCAGCACTGTTCCCCGGTTGTTGTCGTCGTGTTTGTTGTGCGAACTGTGCCTGACGAGGGCGGCACCCGGACGAGCGGGGTCCCGCACTGCCGTAGGGTGCTTGTCCATGCGTGGAATTCTGCTCGCCGGTGGTACCGGTTCCCGACTGTGGCCGATCACCCGTGCGGTGTCGAAACAGCTGATGCCGGTCTTCGACAAGCCGATGATCTACTACCCCCTGTCCACCCTGGTCATGGCCGGACTGCGGGACATCCTGATCATCACCGGACCCGACGAACGCCCCCAGTTCGAGCGGCTGCTCGGCGACGGCTCCGACTGGGGCCTGAACATCGAGTTCGCCACGCAGGACAAGCCCAACGGCATCGCCGAGGCGTTCCTCATCGCCGAGGACTTCATCGGCGACGAACCCGTCGCCCTCATCCTCGGCGACAACATCTTCCACGGCGTCGGCCTCGGCCGGCAGCTCGCCCGCTTCGTCGCGCCCGAGGGCGGCGTCGTCTTCGCGCACGCCGTCTCCAACCCGACCGAGTACGGCGTCGTCGACTTCGACGAGGACGGCCGCGCCCGCTCCATCGAGGAGAAGCCCGCCCAGCCCAAGTCCCGGTACGCCGTCCCCGGGCTCTACTTCTACGACAGCCGCGTCGTCGAGATCGCCAAGGGGCTCACGCCCAGCGCGCGCGGCGAGCTGGAGATCACCGACGTCAACGGCTACTACCTGGAGCGGGGCGACCTCCACGTCTCCGTCCTCGACCGGGGCACCGTCTGGCTCGACACCGGTACCTTCCAGTCCCTCGTCCAGGCGTCCGAGTACGTCCGGGTCGTCGAGGAACGCCAGGGCATGAAGATCGGCTGCCTCGAAGAGGCCGCCTGGCGGGCCGGGTTCATCGACGACGAGCAGCTGCGGGCGCTGGCCCAGCCGCTGCTCAAGAGCGGGTACGGGACGTACCTGCTCGACCTGCTGACGCACGACGCCTGAGAGGACACGCCATGAAGGTCAACCCCCTTTCCATCGAGGGCGCCTGGGAGTTCGTGCCCCAGCAGCACGGCGACGCCCGGGGGCTCTTCCTGGAGTGGTTCAAGACCGAGTACCTGGAGGAGGCGGTCGGCCACCCGCTGAACCTCAAGCAGGCCAACCTCTCCGTC encodes:
- the rfbB gene encoding dTDP-glucose 4,6-dehydratase, translating into MRILVTGGAGFIGSQFVRALLLNELPSGEGAQVTVLDNLTYSGNQENLAPVADKAGYTFVHGDIRDYAVVDDVMRGQDAVVHFAAESHVDRSIADSSPFVTTNVLGTQVLLDAAKRHGVGRFVHVSTDEVYGSISEGSWTEDWPLAPNSPYSASKAGSDLLALSYHRTHGMDVVVTRCSNNYGQYHFPEKMIPLFTTNLLDGKKVPLYGEGLNIRDWLHVSDHCRGIELVLRGGRAGEVYHIGGGTEVTNKELTGLLLDACGAGWDMVEHVTDRKGHDLRYSLSIEKIRAELGYEPQVTFEQGLADTVQWYRDNRAWWEPLKAKAALPA
- the rfbA gene encoding glucose-1-phosphate thymidylyltransferase RfbA; amino-acid sequence: MRGILLAGGTGSRLWPITRAVSKQLMPVFDKPMIYYPLSTLVMAGLRDILIITGPDERPQFERLLGDGSDWGLNIEFATQDKPNGIAEAFLIAEDFIGDEPVALILGDNIFHGVGLGRQLARFVAPEGGVVFAHAVSNPTEYGVVDFDEDGRARSIEEKPAQPKSRYAVPGLYFYDSRVVEIAKGLTPSARGELEITDVNGYYLERGDLHVSVLDRGTVWLDTGTFQSLVQASEYVRVVEERQGMKIGCLEEAAWRAGFIDDEQLRALAQPLLKSGYGTYLLDLLTHDA
- the rfbD gene encoding dTDP-4-dehydrorhamnose reductase gives rise to the protein MTRWLITGAGGMLGRDLVETIRGDVTALTRADLDITDPAAVREAVTGHDVVVNAAAWTDVDGAEADEAAATRVNGEGVRVLAEACAASGARLIQVSTDYVFPGDATEPYRHDSPTAPLNAYGRGKLVGEDAVKLLLPDTGYVVRTAWLYGAHGRNFVATMLKLAESRETVEVVNDQRGQPTWTVALARQIAALGEAAVAGTAPAGVYHGTASGTATWFDLARAAYALSGLDPERVRPTTSEKFVRPAPRPAYSVLAHDRWAAAGIAVQPDWEKQLAEYLA
- a CDS encoding lipopolysaccharide biosynthesis protein, which gives rise to MSLLDRITTALPTGTAFVGAGTALLGIASYVHLAAAGHTLDVDDMASFSVLWTVVSSIGLGLFFPVEQEITRLVASRTVHGDGVAPVLRRGAALSLGLLAAVLVPLAVFSGKIADVFFHGDESLVLALGGAFAALAVAYVTRGVLAGLGRFQAYGTQLGLDGALRIVLPGILAVAGVKSVFAFAAVLTVAPLIAVLLTIRPVLSGSHHGSPAHWRDLIEHLGLLVGSTLLAQVLVNIAVISTKLISTNDDALVAALLSALVLARVPLFVFGAFQVSLLAGLSSAAAEGDRAGYRRLLLRAATITGGLGVAGGIGATALGPALLPALFGAPDVLTAVDFAWLSLGTTLYMLAMVLGQALLTSGGARKQLLAWVVGTAVLLAVTFSSLELRTRVEVAYTAGSFAVVAFMTLVVRARVGYRSPH